TATACTGCTTGACCGCAAAGCAGTCCGGCTTTCGCTTTTCCAGCCCGGAAAACATATAGTCCACAGCGTTCATAAAATCCTCGTCATCTTCTTTTACTTCCATCTCGGAAATCATATCCACTAAAGTGTTCATGTTCCGATCCTCGGCGGGGCCCTCAAAAATGATATAGGCGATTAGGACGCAGTAGAGCAAAGTCTCTGATTTTGTCCAGAACGGGTCGCCCTCCTTGCCTTCGCCCTTGGTGTTGGAAATGAGGGCATCCACAAACTTTAGGATGTCGGCTTCGTTTCGGATATAGGCCAGCGGGTTATAGTGCATGGACTTGGAAAAGTCGATGGAATTAAAAACCTTGACTTTATACCTCTTTTTCTTTTGGAGGAAACAGCCCACCTGGGACAGCACCCCGCCCTTGGGATCGACCACCACGAAAGAGGAATGAGCCTGTAAAAGCTGGGGTGTAAGCCAAAAGCGGGTTTTTCCCGAGCCGGAGGAACCGATGACACAGCAATTTAAGTTCCGGGCGTTGGCCGGGATTTTGGGCCGGGTATTCATGGTGAGAAACTCCGTCCCGGTAAGAATAACATTGTTTTCAAACTTCGGATCGGCAAAAGGGCGTATATCTTTTTCATTTCCCCAGCGGGCACTCCCGTACTCTTCATCCCGCCGAAATTTCTTTGCGTTCTTGCTTTTTACATAGATCAGCAGGCGAAAGCCCGCCGCCCCTACAATGCCAATGAGCCAGTCAAAGGGATGGAGCCCCGGGGCGAAATCGGCAAAGGCCGGGCCGATGGTTAAGCCCAGCCCCATGAGCTTATGGGCGAAGTCCGCACCCGCCGCCAGACGGTAGGCCGTCCCCATTTTCAGACAGGCCCACAAAATGAACAGATACGGGATGTTGGGAATAAGATATTTCTTGATCTTATCGTTCTTCACGAACCACCTCCTTTGCCCGTTCTTTCGTTTTGGGCTTTTCTTTGGCGAGCTGATCCGCCGCCCGCTTGAGCTGTTCCCGGATGGGGATGCGGCTGGATTTTGACTTTCCAAGCAGTTTCCGGGAATAGCTTTCAAAACAGGCGGTGATGGCGTCCGCCTGCCCAGCCTTGAAAAACAGCAGGTATTTGTCCGGCCCGGTCTGGTAAAACGCATAATCCACATTGAAACGGCGGGCCATGCGGTCAAAGAGGGCGGGAGACTCCACCTCAATACTGTTTACATTGTCCCCGTGTCCCATGAGCTTTTTTACACTCTGCCTGCCGTGGGGCCGCTGGGCCGCCCTATGCCGTTTGGCAATCTGGCGGCCCGCCGCCTGGAGCACATAAGCCAGCCCCCGGGCCGTCAGTTTTCCGGCCCGGACGGAAATCGCTATGGAGCTCCGGGAAATTTCTTCGTCAATCAGTTACACCGCCTCCTTTCTTGGGCCGCCTTGGGACAAAGTGTCTCGAAGTGCCTTGTCAGCGTTCCTCCCGGCCCTTTTCAGTCAGCCGCCGGAATCCCTCTTTTGAGGAACCGTCAATCACCTCCTTGTAGGCGGCCATCTGCTTCCGGATGGAAAGCTGGGGAAAAGAAAAAACCTTGTGCCCGGCGGGAATGTCCTTGGTATCGTGATAATATTCCTTGAAATCGCCGCTGGTCTGGACGATATAGCCGCCCAGGGCAAAGTGTCCGCCCTCGTTGATGGATATATCCCGCCCGTATGCCCCATAGTCAAAATAGTCTTTCAGTTCTGCCGGGATAGGCAAGTCATCGGCCCAGTAACGGCCCAAGTCCTCCTCCGTTTCAATATCCGGGTAAAACTCAAAGCAGTCCAGATTTTGCGCCAGGTTGATAATGTCCGCCACGCTGGAAGTATGGGCGCCGATGTTCAGAGCGGCCTCGAATTTTTCCAGCTCGTCTTGATCCAGCTCCGAGAGCAGGCAGGCCAGGTGGTTTAATTCGTCCAGATTTTCATACTCGCCAAGGTAGTCATAGAGCCCCAGCACATCGCCGTCAAAGCTGGTAATGAAAAATTCCTCGTACCGTATGCCGTCCACCCCGATATGTTTTAACAGGGCCTGCACCTCCTGGGGGCTGGTGGGAAATTTCAGCGTTTCCCCCACCAGCTCCCCCTCGTTGTATTTCCCAAGGTTGGTGATGTAGGCTTCAAACAGGGACGGCATCAGCGGTGCCCTTGTTCCTTGACGGTCAAAATGCCCTCAAGGGTGGTGGCGGTGATCCCCAGCCGCTGGGCCACGGCAATATCGTTTTTCATAGCCTCGGTCATGGTGTGTCCGCAAACCACCAGCACATGGGAGCGGCGTAAGAGGTCACGGCCCATGTCGATGCCGCTTTTATGCTCCTCGGGTACTGCGTCATTGAGGAACAGCGGCAGATAGAGGGTAGGACAGATCGGGGAAAAGCCCGCCTCATAGACTGCCCGGCAATACTGGACGGCCAATTCCGCATTTTCGCTGTCGCCGCCAAACCATGCGGCGGTAATATAAGCAAGGGGTCGCTTCATAAGTAAAAACCTCCTATTCTATCATGTAATTGTTCAACCCTAACCCCCCCCCGCCCTTTCCCAATCTTGGGAAAGGGGGGCGGCTCTGGAGGATATACCCCCGCCGCCTGCCGGGGAAATAGCACAGCCGGCGACGGGGGATATATACCACCAGAGCCATCGCAAGGGGCAAAGCCCCTCGGGACAAAATGTCTCGAAGTGATTACTTGTCTTTTTCCATCTTTTTCGGAGCTTTCGTAAGCTGGGGCGGCTGTTTCTGTTTCCACTCGTCCAGCAGGCCCATGATCTGCTCCTTCATTTTGGCGGGAGTAACCTCCTTGCCGAAATACTTTTCCAGTTCAGCGGTTGAAATAATCACGCCTTTATCCTCCTTTTTCTTTTCTGATAAGATGCCGTCAATCACATCCCCGTTGAGCTTTCCCTCCTTATCCAGCTCCCGGAGCCGTTTTGCCTGGGCTACCGAGGGGGAGGACTGCTCGCCGTCAATGGAAACGGCAACAAGCCTTTGATTTTTCGGTTTGATGTAGGACAGCTCCACGGCGGGCATAAAGCCAAGCCCTTTCTCGTCCACCTTGTTCAAGAGCTCCGGGACAAGGGAGTTCAGCCGGATATAGCGCATGACTTTTTTATAGTTCATGCCGTTGTTTTCTCCGACAATCTCAACGGAGCGTTTTCCGATGTCCCCCTCGGCCACGCCATCCAGACGGCCTCCCTGGTGCTTGATGGCCTCCATTTCCAGATCCAAAAGTTTTGCAGGCTCGCTGGGCAGGGGCTCCCCACGCTGTTTGTTGCTGTTTTTCATTTCCCGGACAGCCTCGATGTCCGTCATGCTGCGGACGATACAGGGGAGATCCTTTAGCCCGGCCAGCTCACTTCCACGGTGGCGGCGGTGGCCCGCCACAATCTCATAACCGTTGCCGTCCTTTTCCGGGCGGACGGTGGCGGGGGTCATAACACCATGCTCCTTGATCGTCCCCACCAGCTCGGCCATTTTTTCATCGTCCTTTACCTGGAACGGGTGATCCCGGAAAGTATGGAACGCATGGAGATCGGAAAGTTTCAAATAAACCAGCTTTCCCTCGTCAATGGGACGGGGCGGGGCGGCGGGCTCGGGAGCAGGCGGCTCCGGGACAGCGGCCTCCCGGACGGGAGCACCCTTTGGGGCATCCGGGGCTTTGCCGTCACTTCGGGACACTTTGTCTCGTTTGGGCGGCTTTGCCTTTCCGGAGGCCGTTTTATCCTCCTTGGGCGGGCGGCCCTTGCGTGGCTTTGTTTCCTCCTTGCCAGCGGGCCCCGCTTTTTCTTCTTTGGGCGGACGGCCACGCCGGGGCGTTTTCGGCTTATCGCTGCCAGCGGCGGGAATTTCCTCCTTTCCGTCTTTACCCGCCGCCTCCTTTTCCACCTGGGCCCGGGCCGCCTGCCGCTTTTCGCCCATCAGCTCATTGATCTTGTCAAAGGATACCACCACATCGCCTGGAGCGGGCTGGGCAAGCCCGGCCTGTTCCTGCTGGGGTGCGGCGGCCTGTTCCTGCCGGGGCGTGGGTGTGGCGGCCTGTTCGGGAGCCTCCGGGAGTTTTTCACTGCCGGGTCCTGTGTTCAGTTTTTCATCTGCCATTCACTAACCTCCTTTTTTGTGAAAGTTGCATAAATTTAGGGGTTAAATTTCTGTAATTATTTTTTGCCTCCTTTCCGTCTATCCACGCAAAAAAGCCGCCCGTTTTTTCATGCCGGACGGCTTTTAGCGTAATGTGATAGATCAAATATTATTTTTGTGGTTGGCAGGCTTTGAAAAGCCTTGTATTTACAGTGTTCTTATTAAGAAACAATCATAATCTAAATGCAATATACAGTAATTATATTTTTTCAATAATTACAGATGTACCATTAGCAACAACACCTACCATATTACTACTAAACATAATATAATCAAAATCTACTCCAATAACCGCATTTCCTCCTGATAATACTGACTTCTCAATTAAACGTTCTTTCGCAGCGTCCTTAGCTTTTTCCAATTTATCAGAAAAGCGATTTGCCTCTGTTCCAAAAAAATCCGCTAAAGAAGAAGAAAACTCTGACAAAAAACCAGTACCCAATACCACTTGCCCACTAATTACTCCTTTATAGTCTACAATTCTATATCTTTCAAAATTATAGCCTGTAGTAAGCATATGTAATCTCTTTTTATATTTATTGTTTTCCTGCTCAGAAACTTGCTCTTTATATTCTCTACTTTTCCATAATTCCTCATTGAAGTCAACATTGTTCACTTTATACTTTTCACGTGCATAATCTATCATTTTATTTAATTCATATTTATCAATTGCTTTTACTTCGTCATCGCTAAATAGTACATCTGTAGTACCGCAGCAATAATCACACTCCTTTCCCTGAATGCTTGATTCAAAATAATGCCCACACGATTTGCAGCATAATATCATAATTCCCTCCAAAACAATTTTATCTTAATTATAAACATAAATACCTGATAAATCCATTGAATATTATAAGATACCACATAGGTACTATGTTTCCATCTAAAAATATGAATCCAATATATAGGTATACCCCATATAAAATATATTCTTAATACCACCAATAATCTAATGTACATCTTAGAATTTCAGACACAACACCGCTCCCCTATCAACTTATCGCCTGTAGCCATTCTGCCCAGAATTTAAGAATAGATCATAGATTACAGGGCACAAATGATATGTAATAAAATGTTACGTATCCATATACACTACGAGTTACATCTGAAAACTCTAAGTACCTACAATATGGAATATACATTATGATAATACATAAAACTTGTATCACTTATAGGAATTAATGATCTCTAATAATTCATCTGTAGTAATCGCTCTATCAGGACAAAGTAAATTTACCTCATTCCTAAGAGGCCCGTCATCTGAGACAAGTATACATCCATAATTGACTGCCGCTTCTGCAATCATAGCATCATAAACAAATTCAAATGGCATTTTATCATGCGCTTTTTTACTCACAATTTTTTCATATACTTGCCCACTTAAACTATCTGCTGCAATAAACCTATTTGTTCCATCCACCCTGGCATGATCCCGCATAGAAATAGAAATTTCGGGAACTAATTGCACATTAAGCTCTTTATCAATTATATCTATTTTCTGCTTAAATTCTGGTGGAACAACATTATTGGTAACTGATACACAATCACGATTATACGTTTTAGCTCCCTTGCCTGAAAGCTCGTTATCCTGTAATGCAGTAGAATAATAGCAAAATCCATACAAAATTGACTTTTTCACAGCATCCATTTTTTCAGCCGATTGAATAATATGACTATAGGCACATGTATCAAGCATATAATTATGCTGATTAGTTCTATCTGGTTTAGAATATTTTTTTGCCATATTAAAATCACCTCCTAAGATGTAATCAAAAATTTTAATCAGAGCTAGACTATATCATAATTTGTTTGCAATATCAATAAAATTTTTCTATATATTTGCCTATATATTGGCTGCATAATAGCAAAAAATTTCAATATTCCAATCCATCATTTCTTTATATACCTTATCTGGAATCTTACCTTTATATCTGTCTGCCATAACGATAATAGGAGCTTCTTTATGCTTTTTATATTCTAAAAATGCCTCTTTTGATGTATTAAAATATCCTAATTTTACAGTCTTGCCATCAACATTCAATGCCGCACGATATTTATCTTTGTCAAAACTTACTCCGACTGGATATTTGCCACGTTTTCTTTTACAATTCAGCAGCAGGGTATTGATTGTATGCGGAACAAATACACACGTTTCAGGACTGTATACCTTATTGCCTTTGCATATAATATCTTTATCCAAATCTATCTGCTCATTGCCGATCGTATAATAATTCTCTTCCACCCATTAATAGAACTATTCTTTATCCTCTAACCAGTAATCACAAATGGTACAGCCTATGTATTCTGGAAATCTTTTATGTAATTTTTCATTGTAACAGCGTGAATACATGTCATTCCATAGCCTTCTTGCTTTCATGCGGTTATTATTCAGAAATGTTATATACTTCTGTTCCCTTCCCAAATCTTCCACACAAATTTTACCGTTCCTTAGATTGTGAAATTCCCTGTCAGATACATAAATCAGGTTATTATATTTGCTGTAGGAACTGTCTCCGTCAATATGATATACCTTGTTTTTGCCCTTTGCTGGCTCTAAAAATGTCTGCGCTACTAAATTATCTGCATATACGTCTTTTTTATATTCCACGCCGCTTTTATCTTCATAAAATACCTTCCAGTGAACCCTGTTTGTTGCTTTTGCCAATGTTTCATTATGTACATAGAATTTACCCTTAATATTATTGGCCAACCTTCCTTCAGACGAAATATAATAATGCTTTGTTCCTTCTATCAGCATGAATGTCTCAAGTTTATTTAATGGCTTTATGCCTGTACGCTTTAAATCTAATATGTTTATTTCCTGCATTGCTTAATTAGATACTTCCTTTCGATATGTTTTCAGATAACTCAACACGAAATCGTGTCCAGTCAATAATTGAGCATCCCGATTGTATGCTCCGATTCCTATTCATAATAAAAGAGAGTCAAGAACAGACTCCCTGATATAATCCAATATTCAGTTGTAAGTTTACGCCAATAATGGCGAAATCTCAAATCTGCAAAACTATGATTTAGCGACTCCAAAACGGGAAACGCTATTTTCCCCAGTTGTGTGGAATAATATTTAAAATATTTCCTAAGTCTTTTGTATCGACTTAAGTTTAAACCATCATGGACTAATATACAATGATTTTCGGTTGTACCACTGTGGGGCAACCTTTTACACACTTATGTGGAAAACTCATCTCTTTGTAGGTGTTGGGTTTAAAACCTTCGCAAGATTTAAGGTTTTTCCCTTTTTAGAGAAAAACTCATTATGCAAAATTGCACAGTGAAATACTTTTGCTCGCCAAAACAGGAAAGCAAACCTTTTAAACCGTTTGCTTATCAGATTTTCAGATAAGTATATAATGCACATCCAAACGGAAGTCTTTTTTAGATTGCTTTCATTACATAAAACTCAATAACGAATCGTTATTCACCTGAGTAGGCAAAACGCCCTGTCAGCTTATACATTCAGTCCTACATAATATCTGATTTAAACGTTAACTAATTTCCAATTAGAAAATTTAATTCTGCAAATTTCAAACCATCCAGAATTAAGACAGCGAAATTTTTCGCCATCCTCTTTCGACAACATATTGGCGACTAAGTTAAACTTAGCCCGTTTACTTCTGGATAATTCTGTCCAGCTATGATAGCAACCGTACCTCAAGTACACTTGTATAACCTCCGTACCTACAGGTACACACCACTCTCCCATGGGGAACCACCGTCTCACGGGGCTACGGTATGTCGTGAAACACTACACACCTAAAATTTCATTCTGGCAGCAAAAGTGTACTGTAATAATTGTAAGTATAAGTTGCGAATAGGTTTAATCATACT
The sequence above is a segment of the Lachnospiraceae bacterium JLR.KK008 genome. Coding sequences within it:
- a CDS encoding PcfB family protein codes for the protein MLQAAGRQIAKRHRAAQRPHGRQSVKKLMGHGDNVNSIEVESPALFDRMARRFNVDYAFYQTGPDKYLLFFKAGQADAITACFESYSRKLLGKSKSSRIPIREQLKRAADQLAKEKPKTKERAKEVVREER
- a CDS encoding antirestriction protein ArdA, with the protein product MPSLFEAYITNLGKYNEGELVGETLKFPTSPQEVQALLKHIGVDGIRYEEFFITSFDGDVLGLYDYLGEYENLDELNHLACLLSELDQDELEKFEAALNIGAHTSSVADIINLAQNLDCFEFYPDIETEEDLGRYWADDLPIPAELKDYFDYGAYGRDISINEGGHFALGGYIVQTSGDFKEYYHDTKDIPAGHKVFSFPQLSIRKQMAAYKEVIDGSSKEGFRRLTEKGREER
- a CDS encoding ParB/RepB/Spo0J family partition protein, giving the protein MADEKLNTGPGSEKLPEAPEQAATPTPRQEQAAAPQQEQAGLAQPAPGDVVVSFDKINELMGEKRQAARAQVEKEAAGKDGKEEIPAAGSDKPKTPRRGRPPKEEKAGPAGKEETKPRKGRPPKEDKTASGKAKPPKRDKVSRSDGKAPDAPKGAPVREAAVPEPPAPEPAAPPRPIDEGKLVYLKLSDLHAFHTFRDHPFQVKDDEKMAELVGTIKEHGVMTPATVRPEKDGNGYEIVAGHRRHRGSELAGLKDLPCIVRSMTDIEAVREMKNSNKQRGEPLPSEPAKLLDLEMEAIKHQGGRLDGVAEGDIGKRSVEIVGENNGMNYKKVMRYIRLNSLVPELLNKVDEKGLGFMPAVELSYIKPKNQRLVAVSIDGEQSSPSVAQAKRLRELDKEGKLNGDVIDGILSEKKKEDKGVIISTAELEKYFGKEVTPAKMKEQIMGLLDEWKQKQPPQLTKAPKKMEKDK
- a CDS encoding YbjQ family protein, with protein sequence MEGIMILCCKSCGHYFESSIQGKECDYCCGTTDVLFSDDEVKAIDKYELNKMIDYAREKYKVNNVDFNEELWKSREYKEQVSEQENNKYKKRLHMLTTGYNFERYRIVDYKGVISGQVVLGTGFLSEFSSSLADFFGTEANRFSDKLEKAKDAAKERLIEKSVLSGGNAVIGVDFDYIMFSSNMVGVVANGTSVIIEKI